CGGCCACCGCCGGGCGCAGGCCGGGCTTGAGCTCGCGGGTGAAGCAATCGTGCAGGCTCTTGAACTCGGTCTTCTTCGCTTCCGACAGATCGAGGTCGGAGAACAGCTTCCAGCAGGCGATCGAGGCATCGCGCACCAAGGGATTCTCGACCTTGGAGAACCAGCCCATGAAGCGGGTCAGCGCCGCCCGCGGAATCCGGTTGGTTAGCAGGAAATTGAGGTCCTCCTGCTGGGTGAATGCCGAGATCAGGCCCTTGACTGTCATGAATTTGTTAGGTGCCGAGGCTAGCGCTTCTGTCATGGAAACATCCCTTCCGATTCTCTCGCTGTCCGCCGCCGCCCTTGCCGGCGCCGCCGCAGCCTTCCCCAAGATCCAGGCCCGCATCGCGCTGTCGCGCGCCAAGCACCGCTCGCTGACCGGACATTCCAAGATGTCCAAGATGGTCGCGCGCATGGTGCCGCACTACGAATTCGACATCGACGAGTTCTTCTGCTCCGACGGCGCGCCGAAGAACATCGCGATGCAGCGCCAGGACGGCTTCTTCCGCCTCGCCGGCCTCTACGGGGATCGCTACCCCAAGGGCCGCGCGCTCACCGCCGAGGTGACGGAGCGCATCTCCGACCTGCAGTTCACCGAATCCTACCGCGTGCCGTTCCAGTACAGCCGCCTGGTGCGCGAGCATCTGAACACCTCGGCATTCGTGCAGGCCTCCAGCGGCGTCACCGTCACCGACCTTGACGGCAATGTGGCCTACGACCTGACCGGCTCCTACGGCGTCAACATCTTCGGCAACGACTTCTACAAGGAGTGCATCGCCGAGGGTGAGAAGCGGGCGCAAGCGCTCGGCCCCGTGCTCGGCCCCTACCACCCGATCATCGCGGACAACGTCAAGCGGCTCTGCGAGCTCTCCGGCCTCGACGAGGTTTCGTTCCACATGTCCGGCACCGAAGCCGTGATGCAGGCGGTGCGGCTCGCGCGCTACCACACCAAGCGCACGCACCTGGTGCGCTTCGCCGGCAGCTATCACGGCTGGTGGGGCGAGGTGCAGCCCGGCGTCGGCAATCCGGTGTCGCCGCACGAGACCTACACGCTCGCCGACATGTCCGAGAAGACACTGCATGTGCTGCGCACCCGCAAGGACATCGCCTGCGTGCTGGTCAATCCGCTGCAGGCGCTGCATCCGAACTCCAACGCGCCCGGCGATTCCGCGCTGGTCGATTCGTCGCGCAGCTCGAAATACGACCGCGCCGCCTACACCGAATGGCTGAAGAAGCTGCGCGAGGTCTGCACCGAGCGCGGCATCGTCCTGATCTTCGACGAGGTGTTCGTCGGCTTCCGCCTCGCGGCCGGCGGCGCCCAGGAATATTTCGGCGTCAAGGCCGACATGGTGACCTACGGCAAGAGCCTCGCCGGCGGCCTGCCGGTCGGTGTGGTGTGCGGCCGCAAGGATCTGATGCGGCGCTTCCGCGACGATCGTCCCGCCGACATCTGCTTTGCGCGCGGCACCTTCAACTCGCACCCCTACGTCATGACGTCGATGGACGAGTTCCTGAGCCGGCTGGCCAGCCCGAACTTCCGCTCGATCTATAACGGGCTGGACGAGACCTGGAACGGACGCGCCAAGGCGCTCAACGACCGCCTCACGGCCGCGGGCCTTCCGGTTCGCGTCGGCAACATCTCGTCGATCTGGACCGTCTATTACACCGAGCCGTCCCGCTACAACTGGATGCTGCAATATTACCTGCGGGCCGAAGGCCTGGCGCTGAGCTGGGTCGGCACCGGCCGCCTGATCTTCACCCTGAATTACACCGACGCCGACTTCGCCGAGGTCAGCGATCGTTTCGTCGCCGCCGCCGAAAAGATGAAGCGCGACGGCTGGTGGTGGCACAAGGAAGGCCTCACCAACAAGAACATCAAGCGACAGATCCTGAAGGAGATGGTCGCCGTGAAGTTCGGGCGCTGACGGCTGGCGCCGTCCGTTTGCTCCCTCGCCCCGCTTGCGGGGAGAGAGTCGGGGTGAGTGGGACTCTCGACGAGAGCACCGATAGACGGACTCGCGGAGAGTCCCCCTCACCCGGATTGCATCTACGATGCAATCCGACCTCTCCCCGCAAGCGGGGCGAGGTGAAGTCAGCGCGTGGTCGAGAAGATTCAAGGCGAAGCCGTCTTCTTGCATGGCCCTAAGAACGGTGATGCCCGGGACGAGCCCGGGCATCACGCAGTTTGAAGACGCTGGGAGCAACGATCAGGCGTGCCTGACGTGCTTCTCGAGACCCGGATCGATCAGCTCGCCCTTCATCAGGAACAACGGCGCCTTGTGATAGAGCTTCAGGTCGTGGAACGGATCGGTGACGATCTTGGTCATCCAGACGAGGCCGGTCTCGACGTCGCGGATGAAGAACAGGTGGATGGTGCGGAACAGCAGGCCGCCGACGCCGACCGCAAGCCAGATCTTGGCGACCTGACGGGTGAAGTCGCCCATCGTGACCCAGGGCTTGAACAGGCCGAACAGCGTCGGATCGAAATACAGCACCATCGGCGACAGCGCCCAGATCGCCATCAGCACGACCTTGCGCTGCAAATTGTAGCCGACCTTGATGTCTTCCTTGTGCTCGTGGGTCGCCTGGTTGACGTGGTCATACCCCTTCGGCTCGAAGAAGAAGTGACCGGCCTGGCGCGAGGTCATCGAGACCAGCCAGCCGACCAGCGCCGACACGACCGGATCGAAGAACAGCATCACATAGGCGAACAGGAAGCTCAGCGCGCTGACGAAGTGCAGGCTCTGGTTGATCCGGCTGTGATGGTAGAAGCGATGGTCATCCCAGCGCTGGGTACGCAGCTCTTGCAGAAAATTCTTGATCATTGGTTCCCCCAACATCTTTCGGGACAGGATTTACAGGGCTTCGATGTACCGCGTGTGACATCATCATAATGACATATGACAATGCGGAGCGACACCTTGACGCGACTGGAGAAGGTCTCGCCTCATCCCGGCGATTTGCGCGGATGAGGCGGAGGGTATCGTAGCCTCCCGGTTCGGACCCGCGCTGTGCGCGACCTCACCCGGAAGGAGCTGCCTGGCCTCAGGCCGCCTTGGCGACGTCCGCCTTGCGGAAGCGGACCAGCGAGAAATGGCCGAGCGGCGGGATCAGGCGGCGCTCCGCGAGCTCCATGCCGCGCGCGCCGGCCAGCCACTTGGTGTAGCGCGACCAGGCGAATTCGGCGGTCCGGAACCCGAGCGGGCGCACCACCGGCTGCAGTGTCTGCTCGATGAAGCGGCGGACGCCGGCATCGGCGCTGACGCGGGTCAGGATGATCAATTCGCCGCCAGGCTTCACCACGCGCGCGAACTCGTCCATCGCGGCTTCCGGATTCGGCACCGCCGACAGCACGTACTGCGCCATCACGACATCGAACGAATTGTCGGGAAATTCGAGCTTCTCGGCATCCATCACCGCCAGGCCCTCGACATTCTTCAGGCCCTGCTCGGCGACGCGCTTCTTGGCCTTCTCCAGCATCGCCTCGGAGATGTCGGTGCCGAAGATGCGGACGTTTTGGCCGTAGAGCGGCAGCGAGATGCCGGTGCCGACACCGACCTCGAGCACGCGGCCGCCGATCTTGTTGGTAGCCTGGATCGCAGCCTGCCGGCCCTTGCTGAACACGCCGCCAAACACGAGGTCGTAGATCGGCGCCCAGCGGTCGTAGGCCTGCTCGACCGTCTCGCGGTCGAAGTCCATGGAACGGTCGGCGCCCAGCTTGATAATTTCAGCCATAGAGAGTCTCTCGTCTTTCGTTCGATTGAGCTGTTAATTCGGAACCGCACTGCGGCCGGCGACGCGGCGGGCGGGCCGCGGCGCGCGGCTCGGCTGCAGCGTGGCAAGATTGCCGATGAACTGACGCGCACTGTTTTCCCAGGAACGCTCCAACGCAAAATTGCGGCAGTCCGCGCGCGACATGTTCAGCGCGCGCAGGCAGGCGCTGCGCAAATCATGGTCGATCGCGCCGATCGGATGGTCCGATATGACGTCCTTCGGGCCGGTCACAGGGAACGCCGCGACCGGCGTGCCGCAGGCCAGCGCCTCGAGCTGCACGACGCCGAACGTGTCGGTCAGGCTCGGGAACACGAAGACGTCGGCGGCAGCGAGGTGCGAGGTCAAATCCTGGCCCTTCTTCTCGCCGAGGAAAATCGCGTCGGGATATTTCTGTTCCAGCGCCGCCCGTTGCGGGCCGTCGCCGACCACGACCTTGGAGCCCGGCAGCTCCAGCGACAGGAAGGCGTCGAGGTTCTTCTCCACCGCGACACGGCCCATGGTCATGAAGATCGGCCGCGGCAGATCGAGCACGGCCGGCTGATCCGGATTGAAGATCTTGGTGTCGACGCCGCGGGTCCAAGAGCCGAGCCTGCGGAAGCCGCGCTCGGCAAGCTCGGTCCGCAGCGAGTCGGTCGCAACCATCGTCATGGAGCCTGCGGCATGGAAGTGCCGCAGCACGGCGTAGCCGACGCTGTCGGGAATTCCGGTGCGCACCGAAACATATTCGGGGAAGCGCGTTGTATAGGACGTGGTGAAGGCGAGCTTGTTGCGCTGGCAATAGCCGCGCACCGCCCAGCCGATGGGCCCTTCGGTCGCGATGTGGATCGCCTCGGGCGCGGCCTCCTCGATCCGGCGCGCGATCTCGCGCCGGTTCGGCAGCGCCACCCGAAGCCCCGGATAGGTCGGCACGCCGACCGAACGGAAACCGTCGGGCGTCAGGAATTCGATCTCGGCGCCCAGCGTCGCTGCGCTGCGCGCCAGCGACGTCAGCGTCCGGACCACGCCGTTGACTTGCGGATGCCAGGCATCGGTCGCAACGAGTATGCGCATTGCAGGAGATCCAAACCGTTAATCTTGATTCTGCTCGCACGACGTTCTGACATGGATGTTTCAAACGTATGACGTCATCGAAATGTTAGGTTGTTTTTCGGGGCAAACGGCCGGTTTTTCGTGTAACGTGACAATCAGATGTCAGAGCAGAGTGAAAATCCCGGCACCACGCGCCGCAGGCTCAAACGACGAAACTCGTCGCTCCTGATCCTGGCGATCGGCATCCTTGTGTTCGGCGGCGCCGCGGGCGCGCTGCTCTACGCGCTACGTCCGGTGACGCTGTTGATCGCGGTCGGCCCGACCGGCAGTGAGGACGTCAAGCTCGTCCAGGGCTTCGCCCAGGCCTTCGCGCACAGCGGAAGCCCGGTGCGATTGAAGCCGGTCCCGACCCAGGGCGCCGCCGAAAGCATCGCGCTGTTCACTGCCAACAAGGTCGATCTCGCGGTGGTGCGCGGCGACCTCAATCTGCCAGCGAGCGCCGAGTCGGTCGCGGTCCTGCGCAAGAATGTCGTGGTGCTCTGGGCGCCCTCGGGCGGCAAAGGCAAGCGGCGGTCCGCCAAGATCAAGAGCATCGACGACCTTGCCGGGCACAAGGTCGGCGTGGTCGGCAGCACTCAGGCCAATGTCACGCTGCTGCGCGTGATCCTGACCGAGTCCGGCGTCAACCCCGACAAGGTCGCGGTCAGCCAGTTCGCCGTCAACAAGATCGCGGACCTCGCGCGCGATCCGTCGCTCGACGCCTACATGACGGTCGGCCCGCTCGACAGCAAGGTGACGGCGGAAGCGATCGCGGCGACGGCGGCCGCGCGCGGCGAGCCGAAATTCATTCCCATCGAGGTCTCCGAAGCAATCGCGCAGAAGCATCCGCTCTACGAATCGGAGGAGATCGCCGGCAGCATCTTCTCTTCGTCGCCGGCCCGTCCCGAAGACAAGGTCGAGACCGTCAGCGTCAACCACCTGATCATCGCGCAGCACAGCCTGCACGAGGCAACCGTCGGCGCGCTGGACCGGCAGCTGTTTACGCAGCGCCTCCAGGTCGCGCGCGACCTGCCGGCGGCAGCCAAGATCGAGAAGCCGGATACCGACAAGGACGCCGCATTGCCGGCGCATCAGGGCGCTGCCGCCTATATCGACGGCACCGAGCGCACCTTCCTGGAAAAATACTCCGACTATATCTGGGGCGGCATCCTGCTGCTCTCCGGCCTCGGTTCGGCCGGCGCCTGGCTGCGCCACTACATGAAGCGCGACGAGCGTGAGCAATACATCACCCACCGCGACAATCTGCTGACGCTGATCGCGCGGGTGCGCGGCGCCGAGACCGCGGAGCAGCTCGCGGCGATGCAGAGCGATGCTGACGCGCTGCTGCGCGAGGCGCTCGATTGCTACGACGACGGCGCGATCGATGAAGGCGACTTGTCGGTGATCGGGCTGACGCTGGAGCAATTCCATCACGCCGTCGCCGACCGCCGAGCCGCGCTCAACGGCGACAGGCCGGGCCTGCCGCGGATGCGCACCGGCTAGCGCACAGACGCCGATTGCACCGAGAGCAATGTGCACCGAGAGCAATATTTGGATTGCACATGCATGCGCGCGTGGCCATGTATGAGCACGACCACAACGCTCCGCACCACACCATGATCACGTCCATCATCACAGACCTGCCTGCGCCTTTCGTGCTCGCGGTGGCGCTCGCCGGCGTCTTCCTGATCGCCTTCATGAAGGGCGCGTTCGGCGGCGGCTTTGCCATCGTCGGCATCCCGCTGCTCTCGCTGGCGATGGATCCGATCGCGGCCGGCGCGCTGCTCGCGCCGCTGTTCGTCATCATGGACATCACGGCGCTGCGATTCTGGCGCCCCAATACGTGGTCGCGGGTCGACCTCGCGATGCTGCTGCCCGCGCTCGTGGTCGGCATCGGCCTCGGCTATTTCGTGCTGCGCGATCTCGACCGCCATGCCGTCGAGATCGTGATGGGCGTCGTGACGCTGGTGTTCGCCGCGCTGTGGTTCATCGGCGGCGGCGAGATCAAGCCGCGTCCGCGCTCGACCTTCAAGGCCGCGGTCGCCGGCCTGTCTTCCGGTGTCACGACGATGGTGGCGCATTCGGGCGGGCCGCCGCTTGCGATCTATCTGCTGCCGCTCGGCATGTCGAAGGCGCTCTACGCCGGCACCACCAGCCTGTTCTTCACGGTCGGCAACCTCCTGAAGGCCGGTCCGTGGCTCGTGCTCGCCACGCCGTCGCGAAGCCTGTGGATGCTGATGGCGCTTTGCGTGCCGGCCGTGCCGGTCGGCGTCTGGGCCGGTTGGCGGCTGCACGAACGGCTCGACCAGCGGGCGCTGTACCGCCTCTGCTACGCCATTCTCGTCATTACCGCGGCCAAGCTGCTGTGGGACGGACTGGCCGGATACATCCACCTCTGAGGTCGCCCGCTTGCCGGCAACCCGCCCTTAACCCTGCGACGAAACACGAACGAAACAAAACCCTAATGCCACGAAACCATTTTGGCGATTTCGTGCAAACGTCCTGAAACGCCTCCCCTGTATTGGTTTCCTCAACGATGCGCCGAACTGGCGCGCAGGGCGCAAACAACAGGGGTCGACAATGTTCAATTCCATCATGCTAAATACGCGTCTGGCTGCCGCCGCCTTCGGCGCGCTGGCGATTGGCGCCGTTGCCTTCTCGAACTCCGCCGCGGCCGCTCCGCTGCCGATGTTCCCCTTCATCCTGACGCCGCCGACCGCGGCCGTGCAGCCCCCGGTGCAGTCGATGCCGCAGGCGCAGGAGGAAGACCGTTCGGTTGAATTGCCCGCGCGCTTGCGCCGCCAGGTCGTCGCCTATCCGACCCGCGAGGCGCCCGGCACCGTGATCATAGACACCCCGCACACCTATCTCTATCTGGTGCTCGGAGGCGGTCAGGCGATGCGCTACGGCATCGGCGTCGGCCGCGACGGCTTCACCTGGTCGGGCACCCAGACCATCACCAAGAAGGCAGAGTGGCCGGATTGGACCCCGCCGCCGGAAATGATCGCGCGCCAGCCCTATCTGCCGCGTCACATGGCTGGCGGCCCCGGCAACCCGCTCGGCGCCCGCGCCATGTATCTCGGCGGTACCGTGTATCGCATCCACGGCACCAACGCGCCGGAGACGATAGGTACCCATGTCTCCTCCGGTTGCCTGCGCCTCACCAATGAGGACGTCACCGACCTCTATTCGCGGGTCAGCGTCGGCACCAAGGTGATCGTGCTGCCGATGACCGACCGTCGCGCCGCGCTTTAGCCGGACATTTCCAGACATCGACGACGGCTCCGGCATCTTGCCGGGGCCGTTGTCGCGTTCATATTCGTTAACGACCAGATCGTTAACGTCTGAGTGATCCCGGGCGGGCCGCCGGCCCCCGCCCCCGAAGCAGCGTGATCCCGCCACACTGGCGCCCTCGTCGGGGGGCCTGTACAACCCGTCAAGTTGATTTTCATCCGGGGGGACGATGCGTCTACCGATGCATCCAAGGACGATCGCGCTCGGGCTCACCGTGGTCCTCGTCTCGTTCGCGATCAGCCTCAAAGCCATGGACTGGCTCGCGCCGAGCGTCACCGTGCAGACGCCGCCACTGGTACAATTGCCGCCGCTGCCGCCGTCGCCGCGCTCCTCGACGGTCGTGGCGCAGGTCTCGGTCGCGCTGTCGGCGATCCGCGATGCCGCCGAACGCGGCGCGCCCAAGACCTTCGGCGGCAAGGCCGACAACCCGGTCCAGCAAATCCTGCAAAATGCCGACATCGGCTGGACCGCGTCGCGCGGGCCGATCGCGGCCACCGGCGCGCAGGACGTGCTGACGCTGACGACCCCGATCAACGGCACGCTCAAGGTCACCGGCTCGCTATCGGACAAGGCGACCGGTGCCGTCACCAACGCGCTCGGCAGCCTGCTCGGCGGCAATGTCGCCAGGCAGATCGGCTCCGTGAACATCAAGAACGTCAACGCCAACGCCGACATCAAGGGCAGCGTCACGCTGACTGCGCGGCCGAAGCTCGGCGCGTCCTGGCGGATCGAGCCGAACCTGCAGGCGCAGGTCAATCTCGGCGACACCAGCCTGTCGGCCGCCGGCGTCCGCATCAGCGTGCCGGCCCAGGTCAAGCCGGTGATCGACAAGGCGGTCGCCGACCAGATTTCCGTGGTGGAGGCACGGTTGCGCAACGACCCGGTGTTCCAGAACAGCGCCCGCGCGCAATGGGCCAAAGCCTGCCGGTCGATCCCGCTGCAGGGCACCGGCGGCACCTCGTCGATGCCGCCGATGTGGCTCGAGCTGCGGCCGACCCGCGCGATCGCGGCCCAGCCCAAGGTCGATGCGTCGTCGGTGATCCTGACCATGGGAATCGAGGCCGAGACGCGGATCACCGAGGCACAGACGACCCCGAACTGCCCGTTCCCCGACAAGCTCTCCATCGTGCCGCCGATGTCGAGCCAGGTCGCGATCGGCCTGCCGGTCGACATGTCCTTCACGACGCTGACGCAGCTCGTCGAGGCGCAGCTGAAAGGCAAGACTTTCCCCGAGGACGGCTCCGGCCCGGTCGACGTCACCGTCAAGAGCGCGAGCATCGCCGCCTCCGGCGACCGGCTTCTGATCTCGCTGCTGGTGCACGCCAAGGAGAAGAAGAGCTTCTTCGGCCTCGGCGCCGAGGCGACCGTGCACATCTGGGGCCGGCCGCGGCTCGACCAGGCGGCGCAGACGCTGCGGCTCGCCGACGTCGAGCTGGCGGTCGAGTCCGAGGCTGCGTTCGGCCTGCTCGGCGCCGCCGCGCGCGCCGCGATCCCGCATCTGCAGCAGGCGCTCGCCGACCGGATGGTGGTCGACCTCAAGCCGTTCGCGAGCAACGCGCAGCGCAAGATCGCCGCCGCCATCGCCGACCTGCAGAAGAACGAGGAAGGCATCCGGGTCGATGCCGACGTCACCAGCATCCGCCTCGCCAGCATCGCTTTCGATTCGAAAACGCTCCGCGTGGTCGTGGAAACCGACGGCACCATCAAGGCCGCCGTCACCGCGCTACCGGCGCTGTAACTTGGCTCTCCCTCTCCCCGCTCTTTGCGGGGAGAGGTGAATGGCGCCCGCCGTGCCTCGCTCCCCCGCCGCATGCCCAAAAAGTCGCCTTTGCGACAGGTTGCCG
The window above is part of the Bradyrhizobium sp. PSBB068 genome. Proteins encoded here:
- a CDS encoding aminotransferase class III-fold pyridoxal phosphate-dependent enzyme — its product is METSLPILSLSAAALAGAAAAFPKIQARIALSRAKHRSLTGHSKMSKMVARMVPHYEFDIDEFFCSDGAPKNIAMQRQDGFFRLAGLYGDRYPKGRALTAEVTERISDLQFTESYRVPFQYSRLVREHLNTSAFVQASSGVTVTDLDGNVAYDLTGSYGVNIFGNDFYKECIAEGEKRAQALGPVLGPYHPIIADNVKRLCELSGLDEVSFHMSGTEAVMQAVRLARYHTKRTHLVRFAGSYHGWWGEVQPGVGNPVSPHETYTLADMSEKTLHVLRTRKDIACVLVNPLQALHPNSNAPGDSALVDSSRSSKYDRAAYTEWLKKLREVCTERGIVLIFDEVFVGFRLAAGGAQEYFGVKADMVTYGKSLAGGLPVGVVCGRKDLMRRFRDDRPADICFARGTFNSHPYVMTSMDEFLSRLASPNFRSIYNGLDETWNGRAKALNDRLTAAGLPVRVGNISSIWTVYYTEPSRYNWMLQYYLRAEGLALSWVGTGRLIFTLNYTDADFAEVSDRFVAAAEKMKRDGWWWHKEGLTNKNIKRQILKEMVAVKFGR
- a CDS encoding methyltransferase domain-containing protein, which translates into the protein MAEIIKLGADRSMDFDRETVEQAYDRWAPIYDLVFGGVFSKGRQAAIQATNKIGGRVLEVGVGTGISLPLYGQNVRIFGTDISEAMLEKAKKRVAEQGLKNVEGLAVMDAEKLEFPDNSFDVVMAQYVLSAVPNPEAAMDEFARVVKPGGELIILTRVSADAGVRRFIEQTLQPVVRPLGFRTAEFAWSRYTKWLAGARGMELAERRLIPPLGHFSLVRFRKADVAKAA
- a CDS encoding glycosyltransferase family 1 protein: MRILVATDAWHPQVNGVVRTLTSLARSAATLGAEIEFLTPDGFRSVGVPTYPGLRVALPNRREIARRIEEAAPEAIHIATEGPIGWAVRGYCQRNKLAFTTSYTTRFPEYVSVRTGIPDSVGYAVLRHFHAAGSMTMVATDSLRTELAERGFRRLGSWTRGVDTKIFNPDQPAVLDLPRPIFMTMGRVAVEKNLDAFLSLELPGSKVVVGDGPQRAALEQKYPDAIFLGEKKGQDLTSHLAAADVFVFPSLTDTFGVVQLEALACGTPVAAFPVTGPKDVISDHPIGAIDHDLRSACLRALNMSRADCRNFALERSWENSARQFIGNLATLQPSRAPRPARRVAGRSAVPN
- a CDS encoding ABC transporter substrate-binding protein, producing the protein MSEQSENPGTTRRRLKRRNSSLLILAIGILVFGGAAGALLYALRPVTLLIAVGPTGSEDVKLVQGFAQAFAHSGSPVRLKPVPTQGAAESIALFTANKVDLAVVRGDLNLPASAESVAVLRKNVVVLWAPSGGKGKRRSAKIKSIDDLAGHKVGVVGSTQANVTLLRVILTESGVNPDKVAVSQFAVNKIADLARDPSLDAYMTVGPLDSKVTAEAIAATAAARGEPKFIPIEVSEAIAQKHPLYESEEIAGSIFSSSPARPEDKVETVSVNHLIIAQHSLHEATVGALDRQLFTQRLQVARDLPAAAKIEKPDTDKDAALPAHQGAAAYIDGTERTFLEKYSDYIWGGILLLSGLGSAGAWLRHYMKRDEREQYITHRDNLLTLIARVRGAETAEQLAAMQSDADALLREALDCYDDGAIDEGDLSVIGLTLEQFHHAVADRRAALNGDRPGLPRMRTG
- a CDS encoding sulfite exporter TauE/SafE family protein, yielding MITSIITDLPAPFVLAVALAGVFLIAFMKGAFGGGFAIVGIPLLSLAMDPIAAGALLAPLFVIMDITALRFWRPNTWSRVDLAMLLPALVVGIGLGYFVLRDLDRHAVEIVMGVVTLVFAALWFIGGGEIKPRPRSTFKAAVAGLSSGVTTMVAHSGGPPLAIYLLPLGMSKALYAGTTSLFFTVGNLLKAGPWLVLATPSRSLWMLMALCVPAVPVGVWAGWRLHERLDQRALYRLCYAILVITAAKLLWDGLAGYIHL
- a CDS encoding L,D-transpeptidase, whose product is MFNSIMLNTRLAAAAFGALAIGAVAFSNSAAAAPLPMFPFILTPPTAAVQPPVQSMPQAQEEDRSVELPARLRRQVVAYPTREAPGTVIIDTPHTYLYLVLGGGQAMRYGIGVGRDGFTWSGTQTITKKAEWPDWTPPPEMIARQPYLPRHMAGGPGNPLGARAMYLGGTVYRIHGTNAPETIGTHVSSGCLRLTNEDVTDLYSRVSVGTKVIVLPMTDRRAAL
- a CDS encoding DUF4403 family protein, with amino-acid sequence MRLPMHPRTIALGLTVVLVSFAISLKAMDWLAPSVTVQTPPLVQLPPLPPSPRSSTVVAQVSVALSAIRDAAERGAPKTFGGKADNPVQQILQNADIGWTASRGPIAATGAQDVLTLTTPINGTLKVTGSLSDKATGAVTNALGSLLGGNVARQIGSVNIKNVNANADIKGSVTLTARPKLGASWRIEPNLQAQVNLGDTSLSAAGVRISVPAQVKPVIDKAVADQISVVEARLRNDPVFQNSARAQWAKACRSIPLQGTGGTSSMPPMWLELRPTRAIAAQPKVDASSVILTMGIEAETRITEAQTTPNCPFPDKLSIVPPMSSQVAIGLPVDMSFTTLTQLVEAQLKGKTFPEDGSGPVDVTVKSASIAASGDRLLISLLVHAKEKKSFFGLGAEATVHIWGRPRLDQAAQTLRLADVELAVESEAAFGLLGAAARAAIPHLQQALADRMVVDLKPFASNAQRKIAAAIADLQKNEEGIRVDADVTSIRLASIAFDSKTLRVVVETDGTIKAAVTALPAL